One window from the genome of Bdellovibrio sp. NC01 encodes:
- a CDS encoding SGNH/GDSL hydrolase family protein — protein sequence MGADIDYSVCASSEFKGKETESSLRSQVDLLYESYVNGSIKPPQNPEALANFQTLIQRLQERHVEVLIVVPPYHPTFMSRLKSEHPEIYEGHLKWISNIEKLQGPGVIVKNYFSGISQDDGSPSYWNDGVHFTCKGVIAMLESSLK from the coding sequence GTGGGTGCAGATATCGACTACTCTGTTTGCGCGAGTTCCGAATTCAAGGGTAAAGAAACAGAATCCAGTCTTCGCAGCCAAGTTGATCTTCTTTATGAATCTTATGTGAATGGATCAATTAAGCCGCCACAGAATCCCGAGGCTCTGGCTAACTTTCAGACTTTGATTCAGCGGCTACAAGAACGTCATGTTGAAGTTCTGATTGTAGTTCCACCATATCATCCGACATTCATGAGTCGTCTTAAGTCAGAGCATCCTGAGATTTATGAAGGGCATTTGAAGTGGATTTCTAATATTGAAAAACTTCAAGGTCCTGGCGTAATCGTGAAAAATTACTTCTCTGGAATTTCTCAGGACGATGGTTCACCTTCATACTGGAACGACGGTGTGCATTTCACCTGCAAAGGTGTGATTGCAATGTTGGAATCATCTCTCAAATAA
- a CDS encoding GNAT family N-acetyltransferase, translating into MKIKDLNPDILEQLVELECNNILPILASVGLNLTPQHMRDQLEFFKESNVVISQSSNHVDGFAMYEINNSEVTVISFNLKKFNDLRILSTLLDAIFQHLKDTPIETIKSHAHHTNTKSLNFHRRMGFKEVENTQHHIVFEISKNDLLSTIAKRVKKPN; encoded by the coding sequence ATGAAGATCAAAGATTTGAATCCCGACATTCTCGAACAGCTGGTTGAATTGGAATGTAATAATATTCTTCCTATCTTGGCTAGCGTTGGTTTGAATTTAACTCCACAGCATATGCGTGATCAATTGGAGTTCTTCAAAGAATCTAATGTCGTTATCAGCCAAAGCTCGAATCATGTTGATGGTTTTGCGATGTATGAAATTAATAATTCCGAAGTCACTGTTATTAGTTTCAATCTTAAGAAGTTTAACGATCTGCGAATTCTATCAACTCTTTTAGATGCGATCTTTCAACATCTTAAAGATACCCCGATTGAGACAATTAAAAGTCACGCCCATCACACCAATACTAAATCTTTAAATTTTCATCGTCGCATGGGATTTAAAGAAGTGGAAAATACTCAGCATCATATCGTATTTGAAATCAGCAAAAATGATCTACTCAGTACGATTGCAAAACGGGTCAAAAAGCCCAACTAA
- a CDS encoding YjjG family noncanonical pyrimidine nucleotidase — MKYDLFLFDLDDTLLDFKESERLSFFSSMEKMGLKSLNLNSIYEQYKIENSALWKAFEKGQTTKDALKVERFRRVFNANNIDLNPEVASETYLNTLPQTVVLIDYAVELCKYLSDRGELGIITNGISHVQTERIKNSALAPFISFVSVSEACGYAKPDVRFFEYSAKMAKKFSKASSLVVGDRTEADIMGAHAFGVDSCWFNPAGIHHGLEVGPKYQIKHLKELETILK, encoded by the coding sequence ATGAAATATGATCTGTTCTTATTTGATCTTGATGACACGCTTTTAGATTTTAAAGAGTCTGAACGTCTTTCGTTTTTCTCAAGCATGGAAAAGATGGGATTGAAATCGCTCAATCTTAATTCTATTTACGAGCAATACAAAATCGAAAACTCCGCATTGTGGAAAGCCTTTGAAAAAGGTCAAACCACGAAAGATGCCTTAAAAGTCGAACGCTTTCGTCGCGTTTTTAACGCCAATAATATTGATCTTAATCCAGAAGTAGCCAGTGAAACCTATCTGAATACTCTTCCGCAAACGGTGGTCTTGATTGATTACGCTGTTGAGCTATGCAAATACCTTAGCGATCGCGGAGAGCTTGGGATTATCACGAACGGAATTTCGCACGTACAAACAGAGCGAATTAAAAACTCCGCACTTGCACCTTTTATTAGTTTTGTCAGCGTTTCGGAAGCTTGTGGATACGCGAAGCCAGACGTGCGCTTCTTTGAATACAGCGCCAAGATGGCGAAGAAGTTTTCCAAGGCCTCAAGCCTGGTTGTTGGCGATCGCACTGAAGCCGACATTATGGGGGCGCATGCCTTCGGTGTCGATTCCTGCTGGTTTAATCCCGCGGGGATTCATCATGGCTTAGAGGTTGGTCCTAAGTATCAAATCAAACACCTCAAAGAATTAGAGACAATTTTAAAGTAG
- a CDS encoding KH domain-containing protein: MEPLKSYNPDFKIKGADIDQEAYREEIRSLIEKLVRYLVDDPSSVTVTTYVGPKTTVYRVNCAKDNLGQVIGAQGKTIMGLRAVVHAMTARNGIRSIVEIPV; this comes from the coding sequence ATGGAACCTCTAAAATCTTATAATCCTGATTTCAAAATCAAAGGCGCCGATATCGATCAAGAAGCATATCGCGAAGAGATTCGTTCCTTAATTGAAAAATTGGTGCGTTATCTTGTCGATGATCCAAGCAGTGTGACGGTTACGACCTATGTCGGCCCGAAAACGACGGTCTATCGTGTGAACTGTGCGAAAGATAATTTGGGTCAGGTTATTGGAGCCCAAGGTAAAACGATTATGGGTCTACGCGCCGTTGTCCACGCAATGACGGCTCGTAATGGGATACGCTCGATCGTAGAAATCCCCGTATAG
- a CDS encoding alpha/beta hydrolase-fold protein has protein sequence MRRFTLVIALIISVLSFQAHAQSIDAGYDDTSAEPNYKSDYSCGSESQMGLTFKYCIRNVDRSKNQDIIYFFHGLMGNEETWFTQRFGTGMLERKWHWRGYDPTIVTVSFGEVWLLVNNHRFPLIPFFKNNIMPFLEKKVGGLGKGKRMLIGQSMGGFNAIQASLQLPNTFSKVALLCPAITTVGPFSTPEEIAAYTERTHAVPSRVKLLLSISRQVFLNQNDWDKHDPLKLIARYRAKKMPFYVSTGTADDFGFQEGSEVYSDLAKKLGFKSTWVPVPGGHCNFDRRTTANFIMGEAF, from the coding sequence ATGAGACGATTCACGCTGGTGATCGCCCTTATAATTTCGGTTCTTTCTTTCCAGGCACATGCTCAATCAATCGACGCTGGTTATGATGATACCAGCGCTGAGCCTAATTATAAATCCGACTACTCATGCGGTTCTGAATCGCAAATGGGTTTAACTTTCAAATACTGTATTCGCAATGTCGATCGTAGCAAAAATCAGGACATCATCTATTTCTTTCACGGATTAATGGGTAACGAAGAAACATGGTTCACGCAACGCTTTGGCACTGGCATGCTAGAGCGTAAATGGCACTGGCGCGGATATGACCCGACGATTGTGACAGTCTCTTTTGGTGAAGTCTGGTTGTTGGTAAACAATCACCGCTTCCCACTCATTCCGTTTTTCAAAAACAATATTATGCCGTTCCTTGAAAAGAAGGTCGGGGGGCTTGGTAAAGGTAAACGCATGTTGATCGGTCAATCAATGGGGGGATTCAATGCGATCCAAGCTTCGTTGCAATTGCCGAACACATTTTCGAAGGTTGCCTTATTATGCCCGGCCATCACAACGGTCGGACCATTCTCAACACCTGAAGAAATTGCTGCCTACACGGAACGCACTCACGCTGTCCCAAGCAGAGTTAAATTATTGTTGAGCATCTCGCGACAAGTTTTTTTAAATCAAAATGACTGGGACAAACACGATCCGTTGAAGCTTATTGCGCGTTATCGTGCGAAGAAAATGCCGTTCTATGTTTCTACGGGTACGGCTGATGACTTCGGCTTTCAAGAGGGTTCGGAAGTCTATTCTGATTTAGCTAAAAAACTGGGATTTAAATCGACATGGGTGCCTGTTCCTGGTGGGCACTGTAATTTTGATCGTAGGACAACCGCTAATTTCATCATGGGGGAGGCGTTTTAA
- a CDS encoding M28 family peptidase: protein MKKVKVLLTFLFSFSVVFATTSCKSKDAKLGAPAPAAAPTTSQFGNEPNNLIGEMHQLTFVGSKSGEGYFSPDGKHMIFQSEREPGNPFYQMFVMNLENGQTTRVSPGQGKTTCGWIHPSMKKVMFSSTHLDPLTKKKTTEEIDNRKKAVKARYSWSFDENYDIFESDLNGGHLKRLTKEKGYDAEGSYSPDGQWIAFASNRAGYTEKLEGEDKKFFEQDPSYMMDIYIMKADGTQVKRLTTSKGYDGGPFFSADGKKITWRRFAPNGATAEIYTMNVDGSEQKEITHLKAMSWAPFFHPSGDYIIFGSSVLGYSNFELFIVDSAGKHDPVRVTFMDDFDGLPVFTPDGNHLSWTHRNQKGDSQIMMAKWDDVQARKLLNLPPADPAAKGVLSPSVNVDDVKKWIHYLASEQFGGRATGSEQEKIYADKFVQLFKSWGLVGGAKDGSFFDTFEFTSGVSLGSNTSLEVVGSFKKKYVLSKDFEPLSFSKVGVVREAPIVFAGYGIKAPASDKEAAYDSYHGLDVKGKWVMVLTDLPTDVAPARRQYLNLYSRLQHKLTVAKNEGAVGVVVVNGPLSGLSDKFGKVKFEGSLSDSSLAVLRLSTNSAMELVKYAWKDLSVIQRDLDKGEQVEGFTIPSTYMKADVDLQFQKAKGVNVVAKLAVHNSKSAILIGAHGDHLGHGEFGSTLAKGAEQGKAHLGADDNASGVSGVMELAHYYSDLKKNSPSKLKKDIYFAIWSGEELGDLGSTHFAKNLDKKNNIEAYFNMDMIGRLKDRLFVQGLGSGDKWTAMVEKINATHDVALVVQEDPYLPTDSMALYLANVPTVNLFTGSHVDYHTPRDVPELINYEGIVKTLSVLQGFVDTLQAAPVGYVKYQKVGSGQNKLEGRTFRVYLGTIPDYSQEGVKGVKISGVSKDSPSEQAGLKENDVITEFDGTKIENLYDYVYTLQSVKPNKETLIKVLRNGQVVELKITPKLKE from the coding sequence ATGAAAAAAGTGAAAGTCCTTCTTACGTTTTTGTTTAGCTTTTCGGTCGTTTTCGCGACCACATCTTGTAAGTCAAAAGACGCTAAATTAGGCGCTCCGGCTCCGGCAGCAGCTCCAACGACGTCTCAATTTGGGAATGAACCAAACAACCTCATTGGTGAAATGCATCAACTGACGTTCGTGGGTTCTAAATCAGGTGAAGGCTACTTCAGTCCAGACGGCAAGCACATGATCTTCCAATCAGAGCGCGAACCCGGCAATCCGTTCTATCAAATGTTTGTGATGAACCTTGAAAATGGTCAAACGACGCGCGTATCTCCTGGTCAGGGGAAGACAACATGTGGTTGGATTCATCCGTCGATGAAAAAAGTGATGTTCTCGTCAACTCACTTAGATCCACTCACTAAAAAGAAAACGACTGAGGAAATCGATAATCGTAAAAAAGCTGTGAAAGCTCGTTACTCATGGAGCTTTGACGAAAATTACGACATCTTTGAAAGTGATTTGAATGGCGGTCATTTGAAACGCCTGACAAAAGAAAAAGGCTATGATGCTGAGGGTTCTTACTCTCCAGATGGTCAGTGGATTGCCTTTGCATCAAATCGTGCAGGTTATACTGAAAAACTAGAAGGCGAAGATAAGAAGTTCTTTGAGCAAGACCCTTCCTACATGATGGACATTTATATCATGAAGGCTGATGGGACTCAGGTAAAACGTCTGACGACTTCAAAAGGTTATGACGGCGGACCATTCTTTAGTGCGGATGGTAAAAAGATCACGTGGCGTCGTTTCGCTCCAAATGGTGCGACGGCAGAAATCTACACAATGAATGTCGATGGCTCTGAGCAAAAAGAGATCACACATTTAAAAGCCATGTCATGGGCGCCGTTCTTTCATCCGTCAGGCGATTACATTATCTTTGGCTCAAGCGTTTTGGGATACTCGAACTTTGAATTGTTCATTGTCGACAGCGCTGGCAAACACGATCCAGTTCGTGTGACGTTCATGGATGATTTTGATGGTCTTCCAGTATTTACTCCAGATGGCAATCACTTGTCGTGGACTCATCGCAATCAAAAAGGCGATTCACAGATCATGATGGCAAAATGGGATGATGTTCAAGCGCGTAAGCTTTTGAACTTACCGCCAGCCGATCCTGCAGCTAAGGGTGTGTTGTCGCCATCCGTGAATGTTGATGACGTAAAAAAATGGATTCATTATCTAGCGTCTGAACAATTTGGGGGCCGCGCGACTGGCAGCGAGCAAGAAAAGATCTATGCCGATAAATTCGTGCAACTCTTTAAGTCCTGGGGATTGGTCGGGGGAGCCAAAGATGGAAGCTTCTTTGATACTTTCGAATTTACTTCAGGTGTAAGTCTTGGTTCTAACACTTCACTTGAGGTTGTTGGTTCATTTAAAAAGAAATACGTTCTTTCTAAAGATTTCGAACCGCTTTCATTCTCAAAAGTGGGTGTTGTTCGTGAAGCGCCGATTGTTTTTGCTGGTTACGGCATTAAAGCGCCGGCATCAGATAAAGAAGCGGCTTACGATTCTTATCACGGTCTAGACGTTAAAGGTAAATGGGTTATGGTCCTAACGGATCTACCAACGGATGTGGCACCTGCTCGTCGTCAGTATTTGAATTTGTATTCACGACTGCAACATAAGTTAACGGTGGCTAAAAACGAAGGCGCTGTGGGTGTGGTCGTTGTTAATGGTCCTTTAAGTGGTCTGAGTGATAAATTCGGTAAAGTTAAATTTGAAGGTTCGCTATCGGATAGCAGCTTAGCAGTTCTTCGTCTTTCGACAAATTCTGCGATGGAGCTAGTAAAATACGCATGGAAAGACCTTTCTGTTATCCAAAGAGATTTAGACAAAGGCGAACAAGTGGAAGGCTTCACAATTCCTTCTACTTACATGAAGGCCGATGTGGATCTTCAATTCCAAAAAGCCAAAGGTGTGAATGTCGTTGCAAAACTTGCGGTACATAATTCTAAGTCTGCAATTTTAATCGGTGCTCATGGCGATCACTTAGGTCATGGCGAATTCGGAAGTACGCTTGCGAAAGGTGCGGAACAAGGCAAGGCCCATTTAGGTGCTGATGATAATGCGTCAGGTGTCTCTGGCGTGATGGAACTTGCTCATTATTATTCAGATCTTAAGAAGAACTCTCCAAGCAAATTGAAAAAGGATATTTACTTTGCGATCTGGTCTGGGGAAGAGCTTGGCGATTTAGGTTCAACTCACTTTGCTAAGAACTTGGATAAAAAGAATAATATCGAAGCTTACTTCAACATGGACATGATCGGTCGCTTGAAAGATCGTCTGTTTGTACAAGGTCTAGGTTCGGGTGATAAATGGACCGCGATGGTTGAGAAAATCAATGCAACCCATGACGTGGCTTTAGTTGTTCAAGAAGATCCCTACTTGCCAACGGATTCAATGGCTTTGTATTTGGCAAATGTTCCTACAGTGAATTTGTTCACGGGTTCACATGTGGATTATCATACACCTCGTGATGTGCCGGAATTGATTAACTATGAAGGCATCGTGAAAACTTTGTCTGTACTTCAAGGCTTTGTTGATACTTTGCAGGCAGCCCCTGTTGGTTACGTAAAATATCAAAAAGTCGGCAGTGGTCAGAATAAGTTAGAAGGTCGAACATTCCGCGTTTATTTGGGAACGATCCCAGACTATTCGCAAGAAGGCGTTAAGGGTGTTAAGATTTCGGGTGTTTCAAAAGACAGTCCGTCCGAACAAGCCGGCCTTAAAGAAAACGATGTTATCACCGAGTTTGATGGCACGAAGATCGAAAATCTTTATGATTACGTCTATACGCTGCAAAGTGTGAAACCAAATAAAGAGACTTTGATTAAAGTTCTAAGAAACGGACAAGTGGTCGAGTTAAAGATCACTCCAAAACTTAAAGAGTAG
- a CDS encoding 2'-5' RNA ligase family protein has protein sequence MRAIHCVFICALLTSCATQKSTGLSSLEIPKAQKRGVASAETAPFIRHEDKAEFKSYLAMNLPYSHYEQIRTSLEKKNGLHLINRGEAHITVVNPIEYTKLKKKISIKEIHDLAEKMNIQDAHYQKVCVGKGTAKVNHKDEETYFVVVHSDQLFEIRKAIQDLYVKRGGNASDFNAESFYPHVTLGYTKRDLHFEDGVVKDASSCMYTLQETDTAKK, from the coding sequence GTGCGTGCCATTCATTGCGTTTTCATCTGTGCTTTACTGACTTCGTGCGCTACTCAAAAGTCAACGGGCTTAAGTTCTTTAGAAATTCCCAAAGCACAAAAACGTGGTGTCGCTTCCGCTGAAACAGCTCCTTTCATTCGCCATGAAGACAAAGCAGAATTTAAGTCCTACTTAGCAATGAATCTTCCGTATTCCCACTACGAACAAATTCGCACAAGCTTGGAAAAGAAAAACGGTCTTCATTTGATCAATCGCGGTGAAGCGCACATCACTGTTGTGAATCCAATTGAATACACAAAACTTAAAAAGAAAATTTCAATTAAAGAAATTCACGATCTAGCTGAAAAGATGAATATTCAGGATGCCCACTACCAAAAGGTTTGTGTCGGTAAAGGGACAGCCAAGGTGAATCACAAGGACGAAGAAACTTACTTCGTTGTTGTTCACTCGGATCAATTGTTTGAGATTAGAAAAGCGATTCAAGATCTTTACGTCAAACGCGGTGGCAATGCTTCGGACTTCAATGCTGAGTCATTTTATCCGCATGTGACTTTAGGCTATACAAAACGCGATCTGCACTTTGAAGATGGCGTTGTCAAAGATGCCAGCTCTTGCATGTATACCCTGCAAGAGACTGACACTGCGAAAAAATAA
- a CDS encoding class I SAM-dependent RNA methyltransferase, whose amino-acid sequence MQSTPNPLNQLLECPYQQTCSGCQYLHMPYGEQLNQKQGELAQIFARKDLQHPPIEILSAGAGHLRDRLDFSLQGGRLGLYGKGTHDIVDLETCAQLSPALQEWLTEFRRFEWPVEKGSIRLRVGPDGQKGVWLDFANVDIKKILDEQTILRGLLEVAFVEIGQRRKVPVWTGSEFKLKDPELNVWFETWMGETPVDLYCHVASFTQPSLEANKIIASQITKWISQFTQSRVIEFGSGIGNLTLPALASASSVLACEIDALSLEGLEKTLERLPASLKDQVGKLQIHRGDFQKKILNDFTEFDGILANPPRSGLMGFLDPLEKLNLQDRPKFFIYMSCFPESMAADLVKLKNFGYEMKECVIVDQFPQSTHFEVLSLLQRK is encoded by the coding sequence ATGCAAAGTACCCCGAATCCGCTGAATCAGCTTCTAGAATGTCCTTATCAGCAGACCTGCTCAGGCTGCCAGTACTTGCATATGCCTTATGGGGAGCAATTAAATCAAAAACAAGGTGAGCTTGCCCAAATCTTTGCCCGCAAAGACCTTCAACACCCGCCTATTGAAATTTTATCAGCGGGCGCAGGGCACTTGCGCGATCGCTTGGATTTTAGCCTTCAGGGCGGCCGTTTAGGGCTTTACGGAAAAGGGACCCACGACATTGTGGACCTTGAAACCTGCGCCCAGCTTTCACCCGCCCTTCAAGAATGGCTGACAGAGTTCCGCCGTTTCGAGTGGCCTGTTGAAAAAGGCTCAATCCGTTTACGTGTGGGACCTGATGGGCAAAAAGGTGTGTGGCTTGATTTTGCTAACGTCGACATTAAAAAAATTCTCGATGAACAAACGATCTTGCGTGGACTGCTTGAAGTGGCGTTTGTTGAAATCGGTCAGCGTCGCAAAGTTCCAGTCTGGACAGGCTCTGAATTCAAATTGAAAGATCCAGAACTCAACGTGTGGTTTGAAACTTGGATGGGTGAAACTCCAGTAGATCTTTATTGTCACGTTGCGAGCTTCACACAACCAAGTCTTGAAGCAAATAAAATCATCGCCTCGCAAATCACAAAATGGATTTCGCAATTCACGCAGTCGCGTGTGATCGAATTTGGCTCAGGCATCGGTAATCTTACGCTGCCAGCCCTGGCTTCGGCGTCTTCAGTCCTGGCGTGTGAGATCGATGCATTGTCTTTGGAAGGCTTAGAGAAGACATTAGAGCGTTTGCCGGCCTCTTTAAAAGATCAAGTCGGAAAGCTGCAAATTCATCGTGGGGATTTCCAAAAAAAGATCTTAAATGACTTTACGGAATTCGACGGCATCTTAGCGAACCCACCGCGCTCAGGATTAATGGGTTTCTTGGATCCATTGGAGAAATTAAATCTACAGGATCGTCCGAAGTTTTTCATTTATATGTCATGCTTCCCAGAATCAATGGCAGCCGATTTAGTGAAGTTAAAAAACTTTGGCTATGAAATGAAAGAATGCGTGATTGTGGATCAATTCCCACAAAGCACGCATTTCGAAGTTCTAAGTTTACTTCAAAGAAAATAG
- a CDS encoding RDD family protein — MFDINKEKGKANPQRAPLKREAPVPLRTPVVRRRKPVQPGKTPLNDLFKDRKGMSFDQNTGFHGGPSARRKGYRLALWSWLASFIDALILVATSCVFLVMFSYLMKTSVGGIVASLTHGQHRVLLFAEVYALSSWIYMIAIRSFMGSSIGEWACDLRLGQPHERFESTYVLKVILRSTLVLTTGIVTLPLLSLLIGKDVPGICSGLRLFSLK; from the coding sequence ATGTTTGATATCAATAAAGAAAAAGGTAAAGCAAATCCACAGCGGGCTCCTCTGAAAAGAGAAGCCCCTGTTCCTTTAAGAACCCCTGTGGTTCGTCGCAGAAAGCCTGTTCAGCCGGGAAAGACTCCGCTGAATGATCTGTTTAAAGATCGCAAAGGCATGAGCTTTGATCAAAATACAGGTTTCCATGGTGGCCCCAGTGCACGTCGCAAAGGTTATCGTCTGGCTTTGTGGTCATGGCTTGCTTCGTTCATCGACGCTTTGATTTTAGTCGCGACAAGCTGTGTATTCTTGGTGATGTTTTCTTATTTAATGAAGACATCAGTGGGCGGCATTGTGGCGTCGTTGACTCATGGTCAACATCGTGTGCTTCTGTTTGCAGAAGTTTATGCGTTGTCATCGTGGATCTATATGATCGCTATTCGTAGCTTTATGGGTTCATCTATTGGTGAATGGGCTTGTGATTTGCGTTTAGGTCAACCGCACGAACGATTTGAAAGCACTTACGTTTTAAAAGTCATTTTAAGAAGCACGTTGGTGCTTACAACGGGCATTGTGACATTGCCGCTACTGTCTTTGCTCATCGGTAAAGATGTGCCGGGGATTTGTTCAGGTCTTCGTCTATTTTCTTTGAAGTAA
- a CDS encoding PilZ domain-containing protein, whose product MEQTELKRPIGVYVLAVLFLLAPIGNLLLSFAGSGVKNWSEPSVMWTFLQGVSPLDWLWLSLLIVTGILLLRPHKASWTMAIITLLLVLAINMYRAAVGDLGLGNMARWQVIGSSFATCAVLIMAFYFRFPYLDRRTRWFIPAAQRYEVRTPVEVVAQDIFTGVTESVSVSGVRVRLQRDMGEMATEMRFVDVIFPEVKNVKIKTQVVEYSDNILRLKFKELRSQDLGHLKDWLKSQDETQMETQG is encoded by the coding sequence ATGGAGCAAACAGAACTTAAAAGACCGATTGGTGTTTATGTTTTGGCTGTTCTATTTTTACTGGCTCCAATAGGAAATCTCCTTTTGAGTTTCGCAGGCAGTGGCGTCAAAAACTGGAGCGAACCTTCTGTCATGTGGACTTTTCTTCAAGGTGTCTCGCCACTGGATTGGTTGTGGTTGAGTCTTCTGATTGTCACCGGGATTCTTTTGCTTCGTCCTCATAAGGCTTCATGGACGATGGCTATCATCACTCTTCTTTTAGTCTTAGCGATTAACATGTATCGCGCAGCAGTTGGGGATTTGGGGCTTGGTAACATGGCTCGTTGGCAAGTGATCGGTTCAAGTTTTGCGACGTGTGCTGTGTTAATTATGGCCTTCTATTTCCGATTTCCTTACTTGGATCGCAGAACGCGCTGGTTTATTCCCGCAGCGCAACGTTATGAAGTCAGAACACCGGTTGAAGTGGTCGCTCAGGATATCTTCACGGGTGTAACGGAATCAGTTTCAGTCTCTGGTGTGCGCGTGCGTTTGCAGCGTGATATGGGCGAGATGGCCACAGAGATGCGTTTCGTTGATGTGATTTTCCCAGAAGTTAAGAACGTTAAGATCAAGACTCAAGTCGTGGAGTACTCGGATAATATTCTTCGTTTGAAGTTTAAAGAGCTTCGTAGTCAGGATTTAGGGCATTTAAAGGACTGGCTGAAATCTCAAGATGAGACTCAGATGGAAACTCAAGGATAA
- a CDS encoding murein L,D-transpeptidase family protein — protein MKTLLSFLIILVGASSIANAQQQQKRYCDDMARVANLPHLDKGQFDRYLADKGAVTRILVSKYKHELYLLNDKEEVLKTYKVAFGMDPWGGPKRFQGDQKTPEGIYEIDYKNPQSAYLLSLHVSYPNEADVAYAKSRGKDPGGDIMVHGFPVNPLKHAGVSEVHPSDWTQGCIAVTDSEIKEIFSLVKEKTKIEICSYQQR, from the coding sequence ATGAAAACACTATTGAGCTTTTTAATTATTCTAGTTGGAGCTTCTTCAATCGCAAACGCACAACAACAGCAAAAGCGTTATTGTGACGATATGGCGCGAGTCGCAAATCTTCCGCACTTAGATAAAGGCCAGTTCGATCGTTATCTAGCGGACAAGGGTGCCGTGACACGCATTTTGGTTTCAAAGTATAAGCACGAACTTTATCTTTTGAATGATAAAGAAGAAGTTCTTAAGACTTATAAAGTGGCTTTCGGTATGGACCCATGGGGCGGACCAAAACGCTTCCAAGGTGACCAGAAAACTCCAGAAGGTATCTACGAGATTGATTATAAAAATCCACAAAGTGCTTACTTGTTAAGTCTGCACGTATCTTATCCAAATGAGGCTGATGTTGCTTATGCAAAATCACGCGGCAAGGACCCAGGTGGCGACATCATGGTTCACGGTTTCCCTGTGAATCCTTTGAAGCACGCGGGTGTTTCTGAGGTTCATCCTTCTGATTGGACTCAAGGATGTATTGCAGTGACTGATAGCGAAATCAAAGAGATCTTCTCTCTGGTAAAAGAAAAAACAAAAATCGAAATCTGCTCTTACCAACAAAGATAA
- a CDS encoding mechanosensitive ion channel family protein has product MADKFIKIQALYGLLELEPYILLGCLIVIAWIFYKFFLKEVSEERHKSIRNHFRVLLRHFVILSFLFVIFIFMQTSEAQLGRFVRFTPYIAILAFIWGNVVFVKTSRLIVLQYLFLGSMKHGVPLLLVNIFSLMLSIVLLFWGLSHIFTLELGPLLATSAAASVILGLALQDTLGNLFAGISLQVDRNFEIGDWLEITSGIQKATGQVKEMTWRSVTLVGFSDEIITFPNRFMANAQISNFSPGDHPILRRQIFRLAYGANIELAKQLLEQTVAGIGEIRGIPTPWAYVSDSNENWVEVKILYFIDNYGSQFSIGDKVYVRGIAALRASGIELARQVIQLSDTTVSHGST; this is encoded by the coding sequence ATGGCAGATAAGTTTATCAAAATTCAAGCACTCTACGGACTCTTAGAACTCGAGCCCTACATACTTTTAGGCTGTCTGATAGTTATTGCGTGGATCTTCTATAAGTTCTTTTTAAAAGAAGTTTCAGAGGAAAGACACAAAAGCATCCGCAATCACTTCCGCGTTTTACTTCGCCATTTCGTTATTCTTAGTTTTCTTTTTGTTATTTTTATCTTCATGCAAACTTCCGAAGCTCAACTCGGTCGCTTCGTGCGCTTCACGCCGTACATCGCAATCCTGGCCTTTATTTGGGGCAACGTTGTCTTCGTTAAAACTTCGCGCCTGATAGTACTTCAATACCTTTTCCTAGGTTCGATGAAGCACGGTGTTCCATTATTATTGGTGAACATCTTTTCGTTGATGCTTTCAATTGTGTTGTTGTTCTGGGGTCTGTCGCACATCTTTACTTTGGAACTAGGACCGCTTTTAGCAACATCAGCAGCGGCATCCGTCATTCTGGGTTTGGCGCTACAAGATACGCTGGGTAATTTGTTTGCGGGAATTTCTTTGCAGGTCGATCGCAATTTTGAAATCGGCGACTGGTTAGAAATCACAAGCGGCATTCAAAAAGCAACGGGCCAAGTAAAAGAGATGACGTGGAGATCGGTGACGCTGGTTGGTTTTTCTGACGAGATCATTACGTTTCCGAATCGCTTTATGGCGAACGCGCAAATTTCAAACTTCTCCCCTGGCGACCACCCTATTTTGCGCCGTCAGATTTTCCGTTTGGCCTATGGTGCAAATATCGAATTGGCAAAACAGCTTTTGGAGCAAACGGTTGCAGGAATTGGCGAAATTCGCGGCATTCCAACGCCGTGGGCCTATGTTTCTGATTCCAACGAAAACTGGGTTGAAGTGAAGATTCTTTACTTTATCGACAATTACGGTTCGCAATTTTCAATTGGCGATAAAGTTTATGTGCGCGGGATCGCGGCTTTACGTGCTAGTGGCATTGAATTAGCTCGACAAGTCATTCAGCTTTCAGATACAACCGTTAGCCATGGCAGCACTTAA